TTCACGTCCGTTAACCAGCAGACTTGACAATATCTTCCTATCAATTCGGTCAATGCTGTTGCTATGTAAAGTACTCATTATCTTTATTCTCGACTTTGATTAACCTAGGCGTCCAACTTACTGAATCTGTTCTGGAACAGCGAAGTTGTAGAGTTCCTGCAGCAGGAACGGATTATTAGAATTCGACGGCTTGATCTTCACCGTCATTTGGCGTCCCGATACAAGAATGTCCGCGTTAAATCCACCATCGGCTGTTGGTTCAAGCGCTGACTCGTTCAACAGACGGAAGATGGACCAGAATCCCTCTTTAGCTTTTTTGTGCTGCTCTCCACTTGAAGTAATGTCCTGAATATTGACGTTGACGAAAAACTCGTTGCTTTCCGGTGGCCAGACAAATTGTTTGCTCTTGGCCGGACCGTGGTAGTAATCCAGCGACTCGCCGCCGAAATCGACATTGGCACGAATGGCACTGGAGTCCAGATCGATAAAGCGTGAGCTGAAATCAATCTTGAATTTATTGGAGGTCGGATCAAACAGAACGTTTTTGATCATCGTGTAATTTTTCATCTGCGTGATCATTTCCTGCGACAGTTTCAGCGTTTCACCGTCCACCCGTTTGGCTTGCCACAGGTTGGTATCGTAGAACGGCGACAGGTTATCTTTAATGAACCCGTCCAGCGTGCCCTGCGCGGCAAAAAACGCTTCAAAATCAGTCAGTGAAATCTCGGTTGGTGCCTGTTTATTGAACGGATATTTGTTTTGGCCAACCAGCGCGAACTGGCTGTATACGTTACTGGTCCACAGTTCCTGAATGCCCAGTTCAGATTCTGAAAGCAGGGTTGCCCAGGCTTGGTGAGCAATTTCATTCAGCCAGCTCTTCACCGGTTCAGGCGTTTTCTGCGCGACTTGTTTCAGGCGCACAATCGGGTCTGCTTCGGTTTCACGCATGCGGGCTTTTGCGGCTGCCAGCGCGGCTTGCTGAACATTCGGCGCATCTGTAATTTGCTTCAGATAAGCACGCAGATTACTCAGGGAGCTGATGACCTGATCCCAGGGGGCCTGAGAATTCTCAGTTTCACTGGTCTGCAGGTTATTAATGACCGCGAATGTTTTTTCGACCCGGCTCATGAGCTCATAATCCGGCTCAATCACTTTCTCTGCCGTTGCTTTTAAGGCATCAGCGGCTTGATTCAGACGTTGGTCTTTCGGCGCTAACTGAGCCAGAGCAGACGCTTCCGGTGAATACTTGGTATTGGTATACAGCAGGTTCAGAATCGTACTCAAAGGCGAAGCCGGGCCAGACATAATGTCGATGGCGTTGGTCATATCCACGATATTGCTGAAGCGCTTGAAGCGCAGATCACTGATCGCTGTCCGCCAGACGTTGATGTAATCATCGGTATACTTGCGGCGCACTTTAGCCTGGAAGGCTTTCAGTTCTTCTTCAGACGGCTGGGTGTTGTTCGACAGCCCCAGCACCCAGTTGTCGGCAATCAAATCCTGAGACAGAGATTCAGACAACGGCCGGTAGAAGGTTGTAAAACCCGTCGCGGTGTAGATTTTATTGATGTTTAACTCGTCCTGATTGCCGTTGTTTGTTGAGAATACTTCCCCGAAATTAAAGCCAATCGCACGCGGAATACTCAGGACACCCAAATCTGCATCACGACCACTGTTCAGAATCTGGCTGTAGGCAATATCAACTTTAGACTGAGACAGCAGCTCACGGCGAGTTGTCCGCACCAGATCCCAGTTGATCTGAATGGCCGGAAAATTGGTTTTGAAATAAACCGCCAGATAGTCTTTCACACTGGCATAGCTGCCTTGTGTCCCAAAGTCGTCCGCGATGATCCGGGAAATAGACTTCAGCATGAAGCTGTAGTCCCGTTTATTTTTTTCACTCAGCATCAGGTAGGTTTTGAGCAGGTGCAGTTTTTCCTGATGAGACAGATTGTTTTGTGCCAGTTCCTGACGGATATGGGTTTCAATCAGTGGCATCAGTTTTTCGTGAACGCTGTCCAGCAAATGGCGATAAGCGATTTGCGTCGTTTTATCCAGTTTGTCCACGTTGATATCAATCATTTTCTCATCCAGCAGGCGGCTGGCATCCACCCAGGCCTGATAGAGTGGGTGTATACCATTGGAGATGGTGGCAATCTGCTG
The Photobacterium sp. GJ3 DNA segment above includes these coding regions:
- the tssM gene encoding type VI secretion system membrane subunit TssM; the protein is MRKLKTPGVVILLSAVLLSVLYGVFAYFVLDLSPGHYLTWGPIALVFTAAVLIFIGYEVKKRKSRTSTDIETEEETLKGLLASLLKGNSHKPIYLLLGNKKSGKTSLLTSSHAIKPIDHKNTLQTDYFVWYESDHAIYIKPAPRLIYQDTSNTDQTLWKAFLDKIIATKPRKPFAGCLYVVDLEFLITQEESQRDYILDIINTRLSDITNITYSALPVYVFLSKIDKLQGFKEFVSLSPLKAQLEHLSISLKDAKGTLNDIFDNGFYAILSKMEQSTLDCAAMERSLVNNSALVTFPKQFELCHDLLKNTLNKVRLEKDGFHMVDIRGLYFTSSHQGGRKYNLLAKGCSNYFNVPMIASEHDQLTESPLFTRFIIDEQVLPEANFAGENKRHLKQLIRKSRITMAACVSLLGVSGYYFLTTTQNNISIINQLLDVAADQTPDDSRAQLSQQIATISNGIHPLYQAWVDASRLLDEKMIDINVDKLDKTTQIAYRHLLDSVHEKLMPLIETHIRQELAQNNLSHQEKLHLLKTYLMLSEKNKRDYSFMLKSISRIIADDFGTQGSYASVKDYLAVYFKTNFPAIQINWDLVRTTRRELLSQSKVDIAYSQILNSGRDADLGVLSIPRAIGFNFGEVFSTNNGNQDELNINKIYTATGFTTFYRPLSESLSQDLIADNWVLGLSNNTQPSEEELKAFQAKVRRKYTDDYINVWRTAISDLRFKRFSNIVDMTNAIDIMSGPASPLSTILNLLYTNTKYSPEASALAQLAPKDQRLNQAADALKATAEKVIEPDYELMSRVEKTFAVINNLQTSETENSQAPWDQVISSLSNLRAYLKQITDAPNVQQAALAAAKARMRETEADPIVRLKQVAQKTPEPVKSWLNEIAHQAWATLLSESELGIQELWTSNVYSQFALVGQNKYPFNKQAPTEISLTDFEAFFAAQGTLDGFIKDNLSPFYDTNLWQAKRVDGETLKLSQEMITQMKNYTMIKNVLFDPTSNKFKIDFSSRFIDLDSSAIRANVDFGGESLDYYHGPAKSKQFVWPPESNEFFVNVNIQDITSSGEQHKKAKEGFWSIFRLLNESALEPTADGGFNADILVSGRQMTVKIKPSNSNNPFLLQELYNFAVPEQIQ